CATCGTGGGCGGGCCAAACACCCACAGCGCCTTGGTGTCCACCATTTCCCAGCACGCCGACGCGCCGTGTCTGCTGGTCGACTACCGGATGCCGCCCAAGGCCTCCCTGGATCAGGCGATCGACGATTGCCTCGACGGGTACCGCTGGCTGCGCGGGCAGGGATACGCGCCGGAGCAGATCGTGTTCGCGGGCGATTCGGCCGGCGGTTTTCTCTCGGTGGCGGTGGCCCAGCGGCTCCTCGCGGAGGACGGCGAGGTGCCGGCCGCGCTGGCGCTCATCTCGCCGCTCATCGAGCTGGATCCCGCGCCCAAGGTCGCCCATGAGAACGCCAAGACCGATGTGATGTTGCCGCCCAATTGCTTTGAGGCGCTCGACAAGATTCTTACCAAGGCCGGTGGTGGTATCCCGCCGCGGGAGATCATCGACAAGGTCGACGGCCGGATGCCGCAGACGCTGGTGCACTGCTCCGGCTCGGAGGTGCTGCTCTACGACGCCCGACTGCTGGGGCGCCGCCTTGCCGAGCAGGGTGTTCCGGTGGAGATCAAAGTCTGGCCCGGTCAGATGCACGTCTTCCAGGTGGCCACCAAGATCGTGCCCGAGGCCAAGAGATCGCTGGCGCAAATCGGCCAGTACATCCGCGATGCGGTGCCCGAGACTGCCTCGGCAGAGTTCGTCGCACCCGCCGCGGTCTGATCCCGCGGTAGGTCCTCTGTGCGCGGACCGCTGGCCGGTCTAATAGCGTTAGCGGCATGCGCATCGCCCAGCATGTCTCGGATCTGATCGGCAACACCCCCCTCGTCCGGCTCAACTCGGTGGTGCCCGAGGGATACGCGACGGTGGCCGCCAAGATCGAATACCTCAATCCCGGCGGCAGCTCCAAGGACCGCATCGCCGTCAAGATGATCGAGGCTGCCGAGGAGGCGGGCCTGCTCAAGCCCGGCGGCACCATCGTCGAACCCACGTCGGGTAACACCGGCGTCGGATTGGCGCTGGTCGCGCAGCGCAAGGGTTATCGCTGCGTATTCGTGTGCCCGGACAAGGTCAGCGAGGACAAGCGGAATGTGTTGCGGGCCTATGGTGCCGAGGTCGTGGTGTGCCCCACGGCCGTTCCGCCGGAGCACCCCGACAGCTACTACAACGTCTCGGACCGGCTGGTGCGTGAGATCGAGGGCGCCTGGAAGCCCGATCAGTACTCCAATCCGAACGGCCCCGCCAGTCACTACGAGACCACCGGCCCGGAGATCTGGGCCGATACCGACGGCAAGATCACCCATTTCGTCGCCGGGGTGGGCACCGGCGGAACCATCACCGGCGCGGGCCGGTACCTCAAGGAGGTCTCCGGGGGCCGCGCAATAGGCGAGGTGAAGGTCGTCGGTGCCGATCCGGAGGGATCCGTCTACTCCGGTGGTACGGGCCGCCCGTACCTCGTCGAGGGTGTGGGAGAGGACTTTTGGCCCACCGCGTACGACCCCAGCGTGGTCGACGAGGTGATCGCGGTATCGGATGCGGACTCGTTCGAGATGACTCGCCGCCTCGCCCGCGAAGAGGGCCTGCTGGTCGGCGGATCCTGCGGCATGGCGGTGGTCGCGGCAATTCGTTTGGCGGAGAAGGTCGGACCCGACGGTCTGGTGGTGGTGCTGCTTCCCGACGGCGGACGCGGATATCTGTCCAAGGTGTTCAACGACGCCTGGATGTCCTCCTATGGATTCCTGCGCAGCCGTCTGGACGGCAGCATCTCCGAGCCCACCGTCGGCGACGTGCTGCGTGGAAAGTCGGGGGCGCTACCGGATTTGGTGCATACCCACCCGTCGGAGACTGTCCGCGACGCCATCGAGATCCTGCGGGAGTACGGGGTGTCGCAGATGCCGGTCGTCGGTGCCGAACCGCCCGTGATGGCCGGCGAGGTGGCCGGCTCGGTGTCCGAAAGAGAGCTGCTGTCAGCGGTATTCGAGGGCCGGGCACAACTCGCCGACGCGGTGTCTCAGCACATGAGTCCGCCGTTGCCGCTGGTGGGCTCCGGTGAGCCGCTGAGCACCGCGGGGTCCATGTTGCGCGACACCGATGCGGTCATGGTCGTGGACGAAGGCAAGCCCGTCGGCGTCATTACCCGCCACGACCTGCTGGGATTCGTTTCCTCGGGTAGGGGCGTACGGCTCTGAATTTGGCGCCAAATCGTTTCGCGGAAGCCAACCTGTGGAAACGCTGAACGCGTAATGTCCTCTGTTGCTCGACGCTCAGGCGTGTCATACGAACTGGAGGACAATCGTGACCGAAGTTCCACCACCCCCGCCGCAGGATCCGGGTGCATACCCGCCGCCTCCTCCGGCGGCCGGTGCACCAGCCCTGCCGGGCGGTAATTTCGAAATCTGGATCCGGCGTGTCGGTGCCTGGATCATCGATCTCATTCCGTACGCAATCCTCGTTGGGATCGGCCAGCTGATCGCCGGTGCGACGATGACGTCCGACACCGAGTGCGTTGGTGAGGTCTACGGAGATCCCATGAGCGGCGGCGGGATGAGTTTCACCAGCTGCAGCGCCGGATACACTGGCGTCGGCTACGCTGCGCTGTTCG
The nucleotide sequence above comes from Mycobacteroides saopaulense. Encoded proteins:
- a CDS encoding alpha/beta hydrolase — its product is MTAPKRAPEYGPAGSAGSSLSALNTLVRSIPMSDGAAVEVIEDAASLAARLLGFGVRMTVRTVLQIGSHAPTLPYPFGLIEELGRFLVPPRGTVKATVTLPNTNARLIRAKGVGPADGTGRVVLYLHGGAFIVGGPNTHSALVSTISQHADAPCLLVDYRMPPKASLDQAIDDCLDGYRWLRGQGYAPEQIVFAGDSAGGFLSVAVAQRLLAEDGEVPAALALISPLIELDPAPKVAHENAKTDVMLPPNCFEALDKILTKAGGGIPPREIIDKVDGRMPQTLVHCSGSEVLLYDARLLGRRLAEQGVPVEIKVWPGQMHVFQVATKIVPEAKRSLAQIGQYIRDAVPETASAEFVAPAAV
- a CDS encoding cystathionine beta-synthase, yielding MRIAQHVSDLIGNTPLVRLNSVVPEGYATVAAKIEYLNPGGSSKDRIAVKMIEAAEEAGLLKPGGTIVEPTSGNTGVGLALVAQRKGYRCVFVCPDKVSEDKRNVLRAYGAEVVVCPTAVPPEHPDSYYNVSDRLVREIEGAWKPDQYSNPNGPASHYETTGPEIWADTDGKITHFVAGVGTGGTITGAGRYLKEVSGGRAIGEVKVVGADPEGSVYSGGTGRPYLVEGVGEDFWPTAYDPSVVDEVIAVSDADSFEMTRRLAREEGLLVGGSCGMAVVAAIRLAEKVGPDGLVVVLLPDGGRGYLSKVFNDAWMSSYGFLRSRLDGSISEPTVGDVLRGKSGALPDLVHTHPSETVRDAIEILREYGVSQMPVVGAEPPVMAGEVAGSVSERELLSAVFEGRAQLADAVSQHMSPPLPLVGSGEPLSTAGSMLRDTDAVMVVDEGKPVGVITRHDLLGFVSSGRGVRL
- a CDS encoding RDD family protein, which produces MTEVPPPPPQDPGAYPPPPPAAGAPALPGGNFEIWIRRVGAWIIDLIPYAILVGIGQLIAGATMTSDTECVGEVYGDPMSGGGMSFTSCSAGYTGVGYAALFVFWLLGIGWLIWNWGLKQGTTGSSIGKGLLGIRVLGEATGQPIGFGMSVVRSLAHILDAIICYIGFLLPLFTAKRQTIADMLVKTVVVPK